CGCCGGCGCCGTCGACGGCCTTCTCGCCGTCGGTGTAGGTGCGGAGGATGGTCGGGATGCGGACCTCGATGGCCATGGCGGTGCTCCTAGATCTCGGGTGTGAGGGAAGGGACGACGGTGATGTCTTCCTCGGTCACGACGCCGTCGACGATCCTGTAGGACCTGAACTCGACCGGACCCTCGTTATTCCCGTGCTCGCGGGTGCTGACCAGCACGTAGTGGGCGCCCGGCTCGCTGGCCAGGCCGATGTCGGTGACGCTGGGGTAGGCCTCGGTCGCGGTGTGCGAGTGGTAGACCACGACGGCTTCCTCGTCGCGGTCCCACATCTGCTTGTAGAGCGCGAGCAGCTCGGTGGAGTCGAACTCGTAGAACGTGGGGCTCCCGGCCGCGTTGACCATCGGCACGTGCCGCTCGGGCCGGTCGCTGCCCTCGGGGCCGGCCACGACGCCGCAGGCCTCGTCGGGGTGGTCGCGCTTGGCGTGCGCCACGATGGCGTCGTACGTCGCCTGGTCGATGGTGAGCACGACATCGAGGGTAGTGGCCCGCGACCCGGTCACCGTGCCCGGTATCTCCGCTCGGGACGGCCCGCCGAGCCGTAGCGGAGCCGCACCTCGGCCGCGGCGGTCTCGACGAAGTGCTCGAGGTAGCGACGCGCCGTCACCCGCGAGAGCCCGACCAGCTCGCCGGCCTCGGAGGCGGAGATCTCGGTGCGCTCGCGCATCGCGGCCAGCACCAGGTCGGCGGTCTCGGGGCTCAGGCCCTTGGGCAACGGCCCGCTGCCGGGGCGCAGCGGCGTGGTCCCGAACGCCTGGTCGATGGCCGCCTGGTCGGCGTCGCCGTTGCCGCCGGCCAGGACGCCCAGCGCGGCGGCGACGCGGTGCAGCCGGTCGGCGAGGTCGGCGTGGTCGAACGGCTTGACGAGGTACTGCATCGCCCCGCCGTGCAGCGCAGCCCGCACGGCCTCGGCCCCGCGCTCGGCGGTGACCATGACGACGGCGGTGTGGTGACCGGCCGCGCGCAGCCGGGCCAGGACCTCGAGCCCACCGAGGTCGGGCAGGTGGACGTCGAGCAGCACCAGGTCGGGGTCGACCTCCTCGACGAGGCGGAGCGCGTCGGCACCGGTGTGGGCGGTGCCGACGACCTCGAAGCCGTCGGTCTGCTCGACGAAGCGGGCGTGGATGCGCGCCACCATGAAGTCGTCGTCGACGACGAGCACCCCGATCACGTCTCGACACCCTGCCGTACGGCGGCGGCGGACACACCTCGAGGCAGGACGACCCGGAACTCCGCGCCTCCCTCCTCCGCGGCCCGGTCGACCTCGACCCGCCCGCCGCGCTGGGTGCAGATCAGCTGCACCAGCGGCAGGCCGATCCCCCGTCCGCCGAGCACGTCGGGCTTGGTGGAGAAGCCGCGCACGAAGATCGCGTCGCGCAGCTCGTCGGGGACGCCCGGCCCGTTGTCGCGCACCCGGACGTGGACGTCGCCGTCGACCTCGGTGACCCACACCTCGACCTGCGCGTCGGCCGTCCCGGCGCATGCGTCGACGGCGTTGTCGACCAGGTTGCCCACGACGGTGGTCAGGTCGGCGGACACCTCGGCGGGCAGCGGCCCGAGCCGCGAACCGGGGTCGAGGACGAGCTCCACGCCGCGCTCCACGGCGACGGCGTCCTTGGCGATCATCAGCGCGGCGAGGGCCGGGTCCTCGAGACGGGCCGACACGAACGCGCCGATCTCGGACCGGTGCCGGGTGATGCGGCCGACCAGCGTGCGCACCTCGTCGTACTCACCGAGCTGGACCAGGCCGGAGATGGTGTGCAGCTGGTTGTCGAACTCGTGGGTCTGGGCCCGCAACGTGTCGGTGATCGACAGGTTGGAGCTCAGCTGGCTCTGCAGCGACAGCAGCTCGGTGCGGTCGCGCAGCGTCGTCACGCTGCCGATGCCGCGACCGCGCGAGGACGCCGAGCGGCGGTTGAACACGACGACCCGGCCGCCGACCAGGGCGACGGCGTCCTGCACCTCGCCGGCCCCGGCGTCCGCCCCGTCGGTGCCTGCGGCGCCGGCTCCGTCGAGGAGGGCCTCGACGTGCGGTCCGAGCCCGAGGTCGGCGATGTGGCGGCCGACGGGATCGGCGGCGACCCCCAGTGTGACCCGCGCGGCGTCGTTCATCATCGTGACCCGGCCGTCGGTGCCGACGGCGACGACCCCCTCGCGGATGCTGTGCAGCAGGGCCTCGCGGTGGTCGGCGAGGTTGGCGATCTCGGTCGGGGCCAGCCCGCGCGTGCTGCGCTTGACGACCCGCGACACGACGTAGGTGCCGACGACGCCCAGCAGGGCACCGAGCCCGAGGTAGAGCGCGAGGTTGCCGGCCGCACCGGTGAGCCGGTCACCGATCGACGGGTAGGTCTGCTCGGCGAGCACGGCACCGACGAGCCGGACCCGCGTGCCGGATCCCGAGGCGTCCGGTACGACGGCGTAGACCGGCGCGTGGCCGGCGACCGCACGCTCGCCGTCCCCCGAGGCCCCGGGCTCGACGTTGCCGACCCACCCCCGTCCCTGCAGCACGTCGCTGTCACCGAGGTCGGCCCGGGAGCCGACCAGGGACGGGTCGGACGCCGCCAGCACCACGCCGTCGAGCGAGACCACGAGCACGTCCGTGGCGTCGGACGGGCTCAGGCCGCTCTCGATCGGCGGTGCCAGCAGCCGGGCCACCTCGGGGCCGGCGACCTCGCCATCGACCGCCGCCAGCAGGGTCGAGCGGACGAAGTCCTGGGCGGCGAGCGACTCGGCCACCGAGCGCATCGCCGGTCCCCGTTCGGACTCGAAGGTCGCGGTCGACTGCCGCACGCTGATCACGCCCACGATGAGGAGCAGCAGGGCGACCACCCCCAGCTGCAGGAGCAGGAACTGCCCGGCCAACGTCAGCTCGCGACGTCGTCCCCTCACCCCCGCGACCACAACGACCACAACCTCCTTTGCCACCGCAAGGGTGACGGGCGCCACACCTCCAGGACATGCTCCACGGCGTGTCACCTACATCACACCACCGAACCGGCCGATCCCGCCGGACCCGGCCGTTCGTCGCGGTCGTGGTCGCGATCGCACTGGCCTGCGCCACGTCGTCCTGCGGCGTCACCCGTGGCTCCGACGACCCCCACAACCGCCGGCTGCAGATGATGATCCCCAACAGCCCCGGCGGCGGCTACGACCTCACCGGTCGGGCGGCGGCCAAGGCGTTGGAGGACAACGACCTCACCGGCCGGTTCGAGATCACCAACGTGCTCGGGGCGAGCGGCACCGTCGCGATGCAGCGCCTGGCCAACTCCGAGGGCGCCGACGACCTGGTGATGACCATGGGCCTGGGCGTGGTCGGCGCGGTCTACACCAACAGGTCCGACGCCCGCGTGTCCGACATGACCCCGATCGCCCGGCTGGTCGAGGAGCAGGAGGGCCTGCTGGTCCCGGCCGACTCGCCGTTCAAGACCGTCGACGACCTGGTGGAGGCCTGGGAGGCCGACCCCGGCTCGGTGACCATCGGCGGTGGCTCGTCGCCGGGCGGACCCGACCACCTGTTCCCGTTCCAGCTGGCCCAGGAGGTCGGCATCGAGCCGCGCGACGTCACCTACGTCCCCTACGACGGCGGCGGCCCGCTGACGACGGCGCTCCTGGGCGAGAAGATCGACGTCGGCACCTCCGGTCTCGGCGAGTTCGAGGGCCAGATCGAGGACGGCTCGCTGCGCGTCCTGGCCGTCTCCGGCGAGGAGCGCCTCGACGGCGTCGATGCGCCGACCCTGACCGAGTCCGGCATCGACCTGGTCTTCACCAACTGGCGCGGCGTCCTCGCCCCGCCCGACATCAGCCAGGAGCAGGTCGACTACCTCGTCGACCTCTTCACCGAGATGCACGACACGGACGAGTGGCGCGAGGCCCTCGCCCTCAACGGCTGGACCGACAACTTCGCCACCGGCGAGGAGTTCACGACGTTCCTCGAGGAGCAGGACCGACGCGTCGAGGACACCCTGAAGGAGCTGGGACTCGCATGACCACGACCACCAACGAACCGGGCACCGCGACCGAGGGCCCACGGATCGTCGACCGGGCGCAGTACGGCCTCGCGGCCTTCCTGGTCGCCGTCGGCGGCTACGTCGTCTACGACGCGACCACCATCCCCGCCGGGTTCGCCGACCAGCCGGTGCAGCCCTACGCGTTCCCGTACGTCGTCGGCGCGGCCCTGCTGGTGCTCGGCGTCCTGCTCGCCGTGGCGACCGCACGCGGCGACCGGCCCGAGGCCGAGGACGGCGAGGACGTCGACCTCAGCGCCGGCAGCGACTGGCGCACCGTCGCCCTGCTCGTCGTGGTGTTCGCCGCCAACGTGCTGCTCATCGGCTGGCTCGGGTGGGCCATCACCGGGGCGCTGCTCTTCGCCGGCGCCGCCGGCGTGCTCGGCAGCCGCACCCACGTCAAGGACCTGGCGATCGGCGCGGCCCTCTCGGTCGGCACCTGGTACGGCTTCTACGTCGGCCTCGGCATCCCGATCCCCGCCGGCATCCTGGACGGGATCCTCTGATGGACCTGCTGCTCGAGGGCTTCCA
The Nocardioides plantarum genome window above contains:
- a CDS encoding Bug family tripartite tricarboxylate transporter substrate binding protein, with product MVAIALACATSSCGVTRGSDDPHNRRLQMMIPNSPGGGYDLTGRAAAKALEDNDLTGRFEITNVLGASGTVAMQRLANSEGADDLVMTMGLGVVGAVYTNRSDARVSDMTPIARLVEEQEGLLVPADSPFKTVDDLVEAWEADPGSVTIGGGSSPGGPDHLFPFQLAQEVGIEPRDVTYVPYDGGGPLTTALLGEKIDVGTSGLGEFEGQIEDGSLRVLAVSGEERLDGVDAPTLTESGIDLVFTNWRGVLAPPDISQEQVDYLVDLFTEMHDTDEWREALALNGWTDNFATGEEFTTFLEEQDRRVEDTLKELGLA
- a CDS encoding sensor histidine kinase; protein product: MRGRRRELTLAGQFLLLQLGVVALLLLIVGVISVRQSTATFESERGPAMRSVAESLAAQDFVRSTLLAAVDGEVAGPEVARLLAPPIESGLSPSDATDVLVVSLDGVVLAASDPSLVGSRADLGDSDVLQGRGWVGNVEPGASGDGERAVAGHAPVYAVVPDASGSGTRVRLVGAVLAEQTYPSIGDRLTGAAGNLALYLGLGALLGVVGTYVVSRVVKRSTRGLAPTEIANLADHREALLHSIREGVVAVGTDGRVTMMNDAARVTLGVAADPVGRHIADLGLGPHVEALLDGAGAAGTDGADAGAGEVQDAVALVGGRVVVFNRRSASSRGRGIGSVTTLRDRTELLSLQSQLSSNLSITDTLRAQTHEFDNQLHTISGLVQLGEYDEVRTLVGRITRHRSEIGAFVSARLEDPALAALMIAKDAVAVERGVELVLDPGSRLGPLPAEVSADLTTVVGNLVDNAVDACAGTADAQVEVWVTEVDGDVHVRVRDNGPGVPDELRDAIFVRGFSTKPDVLGGRGIGLPLVQLICTQRGGRVEVDRAAEEGGAEFRVVLPRGVSAAAVRQGVET
- a CDS encoding response regulator: MIGVLVVDDDFMVARIHARFVEQTDGFEVVGTAHTGADALRLVEEVDPDLVLLDVHLPDLGGLEVLARLRAAGHHTAVVMVTAERGAEAVRAALHGGAMQYLVKPFDHADLADRLHRVAAALGVLAGGNGDADQAAIDQAFGTTPLRPGSGPLPKGLSPETADLVLAAMRERTEISASEAGELVGLSRVTARRYLEHFVETAAAEVRLRYGSAGRPERRYRAR
- a CDS encoding tripartite tricarboxylate transporter TctB family protein, with protein sequence MTTTTNEPGTATEGPRIVDRAQYGLAAFLVAVGGYVVYDATTIPAGFADQPVQPYAFPYVVGAALLVLGVLLAVATARGDRPEAEDGEDVDLSAGSDWRTVALLVVVFAANVLLIGWLGWAITGALLFAGAAGVLGSRTHVKDLAIGAALSVGTWYGFYVGLGIPIPAGILDGIL
- a CDS encoding Mov34/MPN/PAD-1 family protein → MLTIDQATYDAIVAHAKRDHPDEACGVVAGPEGSDRPERHVPMVNAAGSPTFYEFDSTELLALYKQMWDRDEEAVVVYHSHTATEAYPSVTDIGLASEPGAHYVLVSTREHGNNEGPVEFRSYRIVDGVVTEEDITVVPSLTPEI